From a region of the Mycobacterium intracellulare ATCC 13950 genome:
- a CDS encoding FAS1-like dehydratase domain-containing protein: protein MTASPDNDADGNSGRPWDLVVEQGKVAEFAEAMLCDDPAYRGPDAIIPPTFLTTAGRWAPAGVRVDVGFDRKRLLHGEQEYTFHSAPPAAGDVLTARERIVDRYSKPGKRGGTMRFATVVTEYRDAGGALVAEAKATFIETAPR, encoded by the coding sequence ATGACTGCATCGCCCGATAACGACGCCGACGGTAATTCCGGACGGCCGTGGGACCTGGTCGTGGAGCAGGGCAAGGTCGCCGAGTTCGCTGAGGCCATGTTGTGCGACGATCCCGCCTACCGTGGTCCTGACGCGATCATCCCGCCGACATTCCTGACGACCGCAGGCCGCTGGGCCCCGGCCGGTGTCCGGGTTGACGTGGGTTTCGACCGCAAGCGCTTGCTGCACGGCGAACAGGAATACACCTTTCACTCCGCCCCGCCCGCGGCCGGTGACGTCCTGACCGCACGGGAGAGGATCGTCGACCGGTACTCGAAACCGGGCAAACGTGGGGGCACGATGCGTTTCGCCACCGTGGTTACTGAGTACCGCGACGCCGGCGGAGCGCTCGTCGCCGAGGCCAAAGCCACCTTCATCGAGACGGCCCCCCGATGA
- a CDS encoding MaoC/PaaZ C-terminal domain-containing protein translates to MSPGDGAGGQTTTTTALRVGVQAPVREFGPLTRQMFVRYAGASGDFNPMHYDDQLARSAGYPSVFAQGMFSAALLAGFATDWLGAGSVRRFGVRFREQVWPGDVLTCSGTVTAVSAEPDAERVIVELTATRQTGGVAITGTAEFVNPRNAARCGAGDADRP, encoded by the coding sequence ATGAGTCCCGGCGACGGCGCAGGCGGACAGACCACGACGACCACCGCATTGCGTGTCGGCGTGCAGGCGCCGGTCCGCGAGTTCGGACCACTGACTCGGCAGATGTTCGTCCGCTACGCAGGCGCGTCCGGTGATTTCAACCCCATGCATTACGACGATCAACTCGCGCGTTCCGCCGGCTACCCTTCGGTGTTCGCCCAGGGCATGTTCTCCGCGGCGCTACTGGCCGGGTTCGCCACCGATTGGCTGGGCGCGGGCAGCGTGCGCCGTTTCGGCGTCCGCTTTCGCGAGCAGGTCTGGCCGGGCGACGTGTTGACCTGCTCGGGCACCGTGACCGCCGTGTCGGCGGAGCCTGACGCCGAACGGGTGATCGTGGAGTTGACCGCTACCCGGCAGACGGGCGGCGTCGCGATCACCGGCACGGCCGAGTTCGTCAACCCGCGGAACGCCGCTCGATGCGGCGCGGGTGACGCGGATCGGCCATAG
- a CDS encoding aldehyde dehydrogenase: protein MTLLPESVPMVELAASYAAGKWVSGAHAGTLDVTSPATGELLGTVGIAGPDDVGAAVAAARGALQSWGRVAPADRGAALGRLADALSARKGELADLTTAEIGSPRSWSTFGQVITAVGVLRAYASITPHYPFSTTRPSVTGGTVEVRQLPVGVVGAIVPWNTPLFIAALKLGPALAAGCTVVLKPAPDAPLEFGVLMEAIEEAGLPDGVVNVVNGGAETGELLTEHPGVDKVSFTGSTAVGARIAASCGSRIRRCSTELGGKSAAIVLPDAPLETTVPGLVAGVMGNNGQLCAALTRIVLPRSRYDEFVAALTAAVAELIVGDPADRVTDIGPLINEAARDRVEGFLRRARQDGATVLVGGERPNRPGWFLSPAVVAATNDMEIAREEVFGPVAVVIAYDDTGADDVAEAVAIANDSRYGLVGAVWSADTERAAAVAAQLLVGSVAVNSTAVLDFASPFGGFKQSGIGREGGPEGIAGFVEHQAIIR from the coding sequence ATGACATTGCTGCCAGAATCGGTGCCCATGGTGGAGTTGGCGGCAAGCTATGCCGCAGGCAAATGGGTGTCGGGCGCGCACGCCGGAACACTGGATGTGACGTCGCCGGCCACCGGCGAGCTGCTGGGCACCGTCGGTATTGCCGGCCCCGACGACGTGGGCGCCGCGGTCGCCGCCGCCCGCGGCGCGCTGCAGTCGTGGGGGCGGGTCGCTCCTGCCGATCGCGGTGCCGCATTGGGGCGACTCGCCGACGCGCTGAGCGCCCGCAAGGGTGAACTGGCCGACCTGACCACCGCGGAGATCGGCTCGCCGCGATCCTGGAGCACCTTCGGTCAGGTCATCACCGCGGTCGGCGTGCTGCGCGCCTACGCGTCGATCACCCCGCACTATCCCTTCTCGACCACCCGTCCATCGGTGACGGGCGGCACCGTCGAGGTGCGTCAGCTTCCCGTCGGCGTGGTCGGCGCCATCGTGCCATGGAACACACCGCTGTTCATCGCAGCGCTAAAGCTCGGCCCCGCCCTGGCGGCGGGGTGCACAGTGGTGCTCAAGCCGGCGCCCGATGCCCCGCTCGAATTCGGCGTGCTGATGGAGGCGATCGAGGAAGCTGGACTGCCCGACGGAGTCGTCAACGTCGTCAACGGGGGCGCTGAAACCGGCGAGCTGCTCACCGAACATCCGGGGGTCGACAAGGTCAGCTTCACCGGCTCGACGGCCGTCGGTGCCAGGATCGCAGCGTCGTGTGGCTCCCGAATCCGCCGCTGCAGCACCGAACTGGGCGGCAAGTCCGCGGCCATCGTGCTGCCCGATGCGCCGCTTGAGACGACGGTGCCGGGTTTGGTCGCCGGCGTGATGGGCAACAACGGTCAGCTGTGCGCCGCTCTGACGCGAATCGTGTTGCCGCGCAGCCGCTACGACGAATTTGTGGCCGCACTGACGGCCGCCGTCGCCGAGCTGATCGTCGGGGATCCCGCCGACCGGGTCACCGATATCGGTCCGCTGATCAACGAGGCTGCGCGCGACAGGGTCGAGGGGTTCCTGCGGCGCGCGCGGCAGGACGGCGCCACCGTGTTGGTCGGCGGCGAGCGGCCCAACCGTCCAGGGTGGTTCCTCTCTCCCGCGGTCGTCGCCGCGACCAACGACATGGAGATCGCCCGCGAAGAGGTCTTCGGACCGGTCGCGGTCGTGATCGCCTACGACGACACCGGCGCCGACGACGTCGCTGAGGCGGTGGCCATCGCCAACGACTCCCGGTACGGGCTGGTCGGCGCGGTGTGGTCTGCCGACACGGAACGGGCGGCGGCGGTGGCGGCCCAGCTGCTGGTGGGTTCCGTGGCCGTCAACTCGACCGCCGTGCTCGACTTCGCCAGCCCGTTCGGCGGATTCAAGCAGTCCGGCATCGGCCGCGAGGGGGGCCCCGAGGGCATCGCCGGGTTTGTCGAGCATCAAGCCATCATCCGTTGA